The Centroberyx gerrardi isolate f3 chromosome 8, fCenGer3.hap1.cur.20231027, whole genome shotgun sequence genomic sequence AGCGAGATCCACTTCGGCGCTCCTCTCCCATCCTACTACTCCCTCCAGGACCGAGCTGAGGAGCAGAGAAACCGCTTCAAAAACTTTGTGGTCCAGTATGCCAACATCCTGGCCAAGCAGTCTACCaggtttgttcatttgttgtcATATTCTTTAACTTGATACGCATTGTTGCATACAATTGGAATTTAATATTCCCGTTTGTCCACTTCCCTCGCTCCAGCCAGGTGAAGGTGCTGTATGGGGGAACAGAGCTGTTTGATGATGAGGTGAGACATACCTTCCACAATGACATGATGCTGGCTGTCATCAGTGGATCCTGCATCACGGTGCTGGTCTATGTCCTCACCTCCTTTTCTGGTACAGTATGACCCTTCCCCTATGTGCAATTTCCCTTGTATTAGTTCAAAATGCACATATTTCAATTTCTGAACTACCAGTGTCAATCTGTTGGATACTATTTGGTAGCTTATGTGTATGTTGATATactccctgtttgtgtttttgtgtctgcagtgtttctgacTTTCTTTGGGCTGGCTAGCATTGGACTGAGCTGCTTGATGGCTCTTTTCTTATACCATGTTGTCTTTGGCGTGAGGTACCTGGGCATTCTCAATGGAGTGGCCGCCTTTGTTATTATTGGTATCGGTAAGGGAACATTATACACGGTCTTTgtcttaaccctaaccctaaccctttacaTAATGTTTACCATAATATGCAGGGCGACAACTCTGTCATTCTCTCACCTATGCCCAGGTGTGGATGATGTATTTGTCTTCATCAGCACCTTCAGACAGGCGTCTCATCTGCTTCACCCTGAGCAGCGTATGATCTACACCATTAAAACAGCTGGCCGAGCTactttcctcacctccttcaCCACTGCAGCTGCTTATGCCGCTAACACCTTCTCTCAGGTAATCACAGCGGAGAAATGCAACAGTTAATAGGATTTGGAGATGAAGTATAAATTACACTCCTGCTATGGATGAATAGAAACGCCTCTCTCAGCAGACAGCCATTTTCATGCGATAAGcacaaattaaatgtttcaagGTCCTTTACTCTTTGCTTCTTTTACCTGACACTTAGATCCCAGCCGTGCATGACTTCGGCCTATTCATGGCCCTCATTGTCAGCTGCTGCTGGCTTTGGGTTTCCATCCTAATGCCGGCTGCCCTGTGCGTCTGGACTCGGTGTGTAGCGGCCCGCGGATATGCCTGGTTGAAGTGGTGAGGcattatttcctttccttttgtgTCAGATGTTGTTCGTGCATACTGGGCGACACCACGGGCAAGATGTGATTCCttcagctgtctctctccctaacctgcctcctccctctgaaGGTGGAAGTCATTTGCCGGCCTGTCAGCGAGCCACAGTCCTTTGtcagatgaggatgatgatgtggCACTTTTGTCAGTGGAGATGGAGCCAGGTGAGATCGTTATCTCCCCCGGTGTTGAATGGATGATGGGGGCAGAATGGGAAAGGGAAGGCGTGCAGGCTATAAAATGTTGCTGTCCAGGCACCGCTAAgcccctctctttgtctcgcCCAGGCTCCTGTGACACAGACGGCGATGCAGCCATTCTGTCCCTGTCTGTGGAGacacctctctcccctccagggCAGCAGCATGTGGGTGTGGTGAGCACCAATCTCCAGTGGGCCCTGAAGCACTTTGTGGCCGAGCCAGCTGTGGAGAGACGCAAAGCTGTTCTAGGTAAAGGTGGATTTTGACCCTTTTAAGCCCAATTATGCCCAAGCAAGTCCCACACAGATTTAGGGATTGAGGTGGAAATTCTactatttgtttttctcagacTCTCCCTGCCCCCTGATCTAAAAATATTTGATTATGATGGCAACTTGCCGCTTAAATAAATAGTCTCTATCCACCCTGAGGGGATTCAGTCTGTCAGAGGTAGAGCAAGCATGTCTCATGAAGTATTCATACACCCTTTTCAAGAGTGATTGTAATTGATCTGTCCTTACTCGCTCCTCATCTGCCCCTCAACCGCTCTATCTCCTCCATCAGACCCTCCTCTTTGCCATTGTttatcactgtctctctccttccccaggTGTCTACCTTCTGGTTCTGCTGTTATCTGCTGGATGCTGCTGTCTCCTGAGGCCAGCCACCCATGCCCCGCTGCTTTTCCGCCCGGACACCAACCTCCAGACGCTGCTGGCGCTGAGAAGCAACCTCAGCGGCCAAGGCATCTCCTGCCCCATGTGCTCCGGTGAGGCCATGTCAGGGACGGAAAGCCGCTCTCCAGTCAGCCTCAGCcccaaaaacaaactaatgTCTGAAATGCGTGCTGTGTCCTGCAGGTGTGTTCATGGAGAAGCCCCACTCTTTGTACAGTCCTGCTCACACCACCTCATCAGCATTTCGGTTTTCCACACATCAGCATACCCAGAGCGCGACgacctccactcctcctcagAGCCCAGCCAAACCCAATTCTGTCTCCAACACAACAGGTAAAATATTCCACAGATACATTTGCTAACATTTGAGGACATTACTTTGGAATATTGCACATACCgctgttttttaaaatttattttagGCCCTTTGCTGACGGTATACATCTCAAAGTTGGAACTAGGAGCCTCTACCACCCTTTACCGCTTCTCCCTTAATGCCAGCGCTCCCTCACCATGGAAACTGTTCGGCCCGGCAAATGAAGAGGTGTCATCGTTTCAGGTTAGGAAACAATCAGATAATCAACTTGCTCATGATATAATAAGATCATATCACTCCCAACTGTGATATCTCATGGCTCCTTACTGTGAAATGTGCCAGTAAAACAATCTAACCACTTTAAAACTAATCTCGTTTTGTCTGAATAGGCTTATAATCAACCCCGCAGCAATTACACCACCCgaatgacagtgtgtgtttcccaTGTGTACCGCCCACACCCCAGCTGGATGATCACCTCCGCCGCATGTGACCCCCACCATGGTTGGACGCCAGAGTTTTCCTTCTATGTGGCGTCGTCTCAGCAGCAGCGCAGCAGGTGAACGCATAAATGAGAAATCATGAAAGCGGAGCCCAAGTTAGTTACGACTGTCATGTTGTTTTAGTGGACAAGCTGTGATTGAAGTTCTGCCTTCACCTCTTAGGAGACTGTACTTCGCCCAGCACCGGCTGAGACCTCATCCCAGCCGGGTGTGCGCCAAGCCGCCTGGCTGCGGCTTCAGCTCCGGGCCTGACGGAGCCACACAGGGAAGCTTTTACACTCCTCTCCCCAGTGGTAAGCCAGGAAGAGTGTCACGGTGTCAGGAAGCATCATTAACATAAAGTTAGCGAACAGATGGCATGCTCAGTTTTGGCTTCAAGTATGTGCCGCTCTGCAAAAATGGCCATCTTCACAACTCGTTTATTCTCATATTCAGTCCTGAAAAAATGCGTATTTTTCTTGTGTGAAAAATaggagataattccacttgtttccaatgcagtttcacttgtttcaggaattttctggaAACAAGCGTCagcatcttgaaacaaggcagaataaggcatcTCACTCCACTGGCACTGGGAAAATTTATTTCATTAGAAACACTGTCtgaccccattggcagatttttccacttgccttaagaaaaataagattttaagacttcaCTAATAGATTACTATCACTTGTTAAGATAGATGTTGTTTTGCACTGTGCAAAATTTTTCTTTGTGTATCCCTTTTCAAAGATCCCACGTCGGCTGCCAAAGCGAAACATCCGTCCAAAACCTTTGGCTTCAACCCATGCAGCGGCGGAGTGTGTGGCCAGCCGGCCGTGCGTCCTCTGGTCGACACTGGGGCGATGGTTTTCGTAGTGTTCGGAATCCTGGGGGTCAACCGAACCCAACGCACCGACAATCACGTTATTGGAGATATGGTGAGGGTCACCTGCCTGAATAATGCAGAAATAATGCAGATTTTCAAATGACATTCTCGTGGTATTAACACATGTAATTCTCTCCAAAGGGCAGCGTCATATTGGATCCAGACTTTGATATTTTCCAGGAGATGGGGCATCTTTGCAAAATCTGCAAAGTCATTAGTGCAAATACACAACTTGTGAAGCCAGGAGGAGCCCAGTGCCTGCCTTCAGgtaacacccacacacatttcATCATGTAAAAAACCCTTGGATCATCAGATGTGTGCCTAACTTTCTTCTAATCCCCTCAGGCAATAAGCTGTCTTCTATTCTGCCTCTGCTCCATCCTGAGTGCCACTCTCTCCCCGAGCCCAACCTCCTCCCGGGGCAGCTCTCTCACGGAGCGGTGGGAATGCACGGAGGCAAGGTTCGCTGGCTGTCCATGGCCTTTGAGTCTGTAAGCCACTTTATCCTTCAGCTTTTCATCTCCATGCATCACAGATCCGCACCTTTCAGCAGTCAGTGCCATTCGTAACGCTCCGTCTCTCCATTCCCAAGACCACGTACAAGGGGAAATCCTCCTTTCAG encodes the following:
- the disp3 gene encoding LOW QUALITY PROTEIN: protein dispatched homolog 3 (The sequence of the model RefSeq protein was modified relative to this genomic sequence to represent the inferred CDS: substituted 2 bases at 2 genomic stop codons); the protein is MDLEDEPLLFQTSWGGEDEEEDQEEEDAVTHTARGSCFSGDVGVCGVWRAVGCVYTQPWASGVVLGIGVLLPCALSAYMFLYCPPLDIDLSYSAFEVHSHFSAERFDALTIAIKTQLGSWDRRRRDLDDSESTTLRDLLLERLGDEVFKRTDNEGMNSTSPRNSPLQRADDQKRGVAVGRDKRTVPDLIQEEMGRPENSRDHREKREEERSGDGNGTLSLIRRRRFAPSYSYLQSQALWRIELVFVAQGEGDRNIFTPERLQTIHHVERLLMQHPQFHQFCWKPLEVLRDLPLGPSYCSPPSSVLSYLFPSERGGKIYYDGMGPDLADIHGSLSLAITHPQFYWYVDESLSPERLSSSLLRSEIHFGAPLPSYYSLQDRAEEQRNRFKNFVVQYANILAKQSTSQVKVLYGGTELFDDEVRHTFHNDMMLAVISGSCITVLVYVLTSFSVFLTFFGLASIGLSCLMALFLYHVVFGVRYLGILNGVAAFVIIGIGVDDVFVFISTFRQASHLLHPEQRMIYTIKTAGRATFLTSFTTAAAYAANTFSQIPAVHDFGLFMALIVSCCWLWVSILMPAALCVWTRCVAARGYAWLNCLSPXPASSLXRWKSFAGLSASHSPLSDEDDDVALLSVEMEPGSCDTDGDAAILSLSVETPLSPPGQQHVGVVSTNLQWALKHFVAEPAVERRKAVLGVYLLVLLLSAGCCCLLRPATHAPLLFRPDTNLQTLLALRSNLSGQGISCPMCSGVFMEKPHSLYSPAHTTSSAFRFSTHQHTQSATTSTPPQSPAKPNSVSNTTGPLLTVYISKLELGASTTLYRFSLNASAPSPWKLFGPANEEVSSFQAYNQPRSNYTTRMTVCVSHVYRPHPSWMITSAACDPHHGWTPEFSFYVASSQQQRSRRLYFAQHRLRPHPSRVCAKPPGCGFSSGPDGATQGSFYTPLPSDPTSAAKAKHPSKTFGFNPCSGGVCGQPAVRPLVDTGAMVFVVFGILGVNRTQRTDNHVIGDMGSVILDPDFDIFQEMGHLCKICKVISANTQLVKPGGAQCLPSGNKLSSILPLLHPECHSLPEPNLLPGQLSHGAVGMHGGKVRWLSMAFESTTYKGKSSFQTHSDFLQWENFIQEQLAALPQTSALQRGFQTCEHWKQIFMEIIGVESALWSLLLSLAICVAAVSVFTAHPLLLLPILLTILGVICLVVAVMYWLGWEMGAVEAISLSILVGSSVDYCLHLVEGYLLAGETLASTPGHSLEPPAKRQRRTLEAVNHVGVAIVSSAVTTVISTVPLFFCVIVPFAKFGQIVAINTAVSILFTLTVTVAMLACAAPAGFTRPPGAVLRASLAVAAAAALGAALYWVGGQLGALAWRTTSM